The nucleotide window CCAATTACTAGAGACCTGAGCAGAACTGAACTTTCTGGAAGGCAGCTCCTCAACCAGAAATTTGACCATAGTGTCTAATCATTAATTGTGAAAATAAAGTGTTGAGAATCAAGAATGTCAAGGCTAGATCGTGGTGGGAGCATCTTAGAGTTTGTTAAGCCTTACGTATACTTTGatagtttaaatttttcctttttttattgttctgtCACTATTTATGGTAATGCCTGAAGCTACACATGTGGCCCCTCTCTTATAGCTTATCTTTCTTAAACACACTATGCTTGTGGCTGCTGACATTAAATGTGAGATTTGTTTGGATTAGTGTTTCTATTCAGAAGAGCTCTGGAGGACCTATTGATTTAATTGTGGTAGCAATCAGTCCTTGGTGAAAAGATTAGAGTGAGATCATAGAACAGACACTAAGACCTAAAAATGCTGGTTTCTGGCCTTCtcacttgaaattattttcttttaaattttatttaactagttAATTGAACTCCCTCTACAGTCTTTTGCTAactataaattcaaaataattatcttcCCTTTTTTGGTGGAAAGTGATCaatataattttactatttttatttttctagcttaaTATATCTGGAATATTAGAGTTAAGGAAGGCCCAGCTTATGAAATTCTATTCTGGAATTTCTCTGAGTTATTCTTCAGCATGAGCACTTTCAAACTTCACCTCTGTAGATTCCAAGAgtagggaagaggaaaagaggcaaagagaataaaaaacatgTCACtgaaggaaattgaggcccagacaTATGTGTTCAAGGGCACACTTGTTACAAAGAATTTTTTCAGGGAAGCCTATGGCTGGCCTCTTTGatctttatccattttgtttatttttttcataacaataattatttgtaattatttatacttattttgcaCTGTCTGCTGTTAATATGTATAccttttataatatgtaaaataagggAGTAAACTGCATGCTGTTTGAATTATTataggcacattttaaaaaactggggTAAATTTTACCtaacataaaattaagcattaaccattttaaagtttaaagttaagtagtattaatatttagtacATTGATAatgttgtacagccatcacctctatctagttgtgagatatttttatcatcccaaaaGGAAACCTAGTACTTTCTACACCCCTCTTCCCACAGTCTCTggaaaccaccaatctgctttctacttattctggacatttcatataaatgtaatcatgcaAATGTGGcgttttgtgtctggcctctttcatttagcataatgttttcaaagttcatccatgttgtaatgtgcttcagtacttcattcctttcttttggctGAATATTAGcctattgtatggatatgccacagttCATTTATCCAATCACAAGTTGACAGACATTTGGgcttgttttcacattttaactattgtgaataatgctactatggaTATGCATGTACAGATATTCATTTGAGTCCTTGCATTCGGttctttgggtatatatctaggatTTGGATTGCTGAGTCACATggttattctattaatatgtttaactttttgaggaactgggaacatgcttttttgttttctttaatctcttaagctctttttctccccttctgaaTACTCCAATTTCAGAAATTTGTTCACTGATGATCTACTGAGGCTAAAGATTTCAAAGGCTTAATGACTGCCCTAAGTGCCTAGTACAGTGCCGTGGATTTAGTAGATACTGTcgataaatataaattaaatgaataaatgaatgaactattaGTTAATTGCTACAAAGTTCTGATTACATTTTTttgcttaatctctctaaacAATTCCCATCTAAACCCCACTATACTAGTTTTTTACCCTCTTTCATGTTATGGTTCTCTGAAATAATGCACACTTCTTGACAGCAGATGTGGCAAACAGATGTTTCTTCTAGCCCTtgcaaaaagttaaaatagagCTGTAAAGACTCTCTGGCACTAAATAGCTAAACACAATCACCTGATGGTTTCCTTATTCTACCCTACACACAACAGGTCTTCTAATCATAGTTGACATTCTTTATGTGAAAGACAAGGGAAAGGGAGGATTTATGCGGGAATCGCATTTGTGTAAGCTGCAAATCACTTTTTGCTCTCCAAGTTTTACACAGGCAGCTTTTTTGAAGGTGGTCATGTATTTCCTGCACTGTTAATCTTGCAAATGAAGGAAAACATCTCCTGGAGTGTTGTGGAGAAAAGGTGACCTGTAATGCAGATGCTCAGCCAATCCTGCACCCCACAACCTCATTTCATAGTGAAAATTCCAGGGAAAACTCCAATAGAGTAAGACAAAATTTTATTGctcctaaagaagaaaaagattaaagtTTGCTGATATGCTACCCAttcacaaatatatttcttagagttaatttttgaaataaaaaaatatgttttctttccctACTACATATAAACCAAATGTGGACAAGATAAAGAAATAGTCCCATAATTAGTTTTTTTCCCAAtacttctctaaatatttttaagtgtcatAATGACACATGCTTTATTCAGTTTTACTTTGAAGATTAATATTTCCTGAGAATAGCTTTGTTTTCCCtgacttcaaaagaaaaaaatataagtaataagTAAAATATACCGTGAAGATGGAAGATAATTATAAAGGACATTTATGTCATGttcattattataaaagaaaactgaatctaTTCCATAAAATTAATAGAGGCATGTATCTCCAGACTCTGGGGACTGACGTACttttaaagatataatatttACTAAAAGTCATGATCAGAGTTCCATGTAAAAAGTGACCTCTTTGAACTCAGCACATTTAGAAAGTGGTCATATTCCATAGACACAGAGGGATCAAAACAGCCTATCTGCGactgggaaaacaaaatattcctCACCTATAAAAGGCCTAGGAGAAATGGAAATGCAAGAAAAAAGTGCTCCTAAAGAAGAGAATTGCAACCACCTCCCTCAAATTACACATTCATAGCACCAGCTTGGAACTCTAATTTGAAAGTAACACATGAGATCTTGCTTAACTTCCCACCACttcctaattttataattttcaactcTTTCATCTCCTTTTCACCTCCCTTTCTCCTGTTTCATCCTATCTATATTCAGCATATCACCCCCTTAAACTTCTCAACAAAAAGGCCtgctatttaataaaaacaaaatcaaacagaaagaaaacattaagccCAGCAGGGAACATAGAAAGTActgtaagaataaataaaatagcatttattaaaaatgaatagaactATCACTTTTTGAGGATTcacaattcattcatttagttaacacatttattgagcaacaaCTAGAGGACTGGACTGGCTGAAGATAAAGCAgtgaataagcaaaatatttccttttttttttttaagacagggtctcactctgttaggCTACAGTGCATAAAGTGTAGTGGcagcatcatcgtagctcactgaaacctcagactcctgggatgaagtgatccttctgcttcagcctcccgagtagctgggaatacaggcgcatgccactgtgcctggctaatttttcttttttttgtagagatggggttttgctctttctcaggctggtctctaactcctggcctcaagtaatcatcctgccttggcctcccaaagtgctggtattataggcatgagccaccatgcctggcgaaAAGTACTTGCTtttatggagtttatattctactGAGAGGAGactgggggagagagggaataTTGTACAAAAAGCTTTAAACagtatcacttcacacccactcgGATGGTTattatcataagaaaaaaaaagaggagtggCCAGTGTTGGCAAGgagtagagaaactggaacctttgtgcattgctggtggaatgtaaaatggagcagccacgatggaaaacagtttggcagttcctcaaaatgttaaatatagaatATCCAACAGTTCCACtcgtaggtatatacccaaaagaagtgaaagcagggactcagatAGTTATacaccaatgtttatagcagcagtacttaaaatagccaaaaggtggaaataactcaaatgtacATCAATAgatgaaaggataaaaatatggggtatatacatataatagaatGTTATTTGGCCTTAAAGaataatgaaattctgatacaagctacaacatggatgaaccttgaggacattatgctaagtgcaataagccagTAACAAAAGGACaagtattgtatgattccacttatatgaggtacctaggataggcaaattcatagacaaAGTACAGTAGAGGTTACCAAGGGCTAGtgggaggaagaaatgggaagTTAGTGTAAGTGATTAAAATGGTCAATTGTATCTTATGTATatgttaccacaataaaaaatgttgaattgtatactttaaatggatgaattatacagtatgtgtATTTCATTATACCTGTTTAAAAAGCTTTATATGCATTTCATTTAATCTCCTTCCATGCAATCTCATTTAACCCTCTTACTTTAAATGCCATCTCTATGTTGTGTCTCCTATATTTACATCTCCAGCTCTGAGCTCTAGATTTATATATCCAGTTGCCTATTTATCATACCTCtttgaaatctaaataaattacTACAGACCTAGTGTACCCCACAAATCTTTACTTATGCCCCCAACTCTACTCTTACCCTCGGCTCTCCTATCTGACAGCCATGCCATCCACCCAATTTTTCAAGCAAAATAGCTGGAAGTCCTTCAAGACATTATAGGCTTATGCCAATGGAACTAGCATGAGATGAATGAGGAGGTGCCAAAAACTCAATaattaagataaatatttcaaagCAACATTAAAAAATCCAATGCAAGAAATCCACAAGAACAATAAAGGCTAAATAAATTTTTTGGTACATCACTGTGTTTTATACTTAGTTATCACTAATTGATCTTTTCTTGGTCTTTCTTCTTTATATAGGTACATAGTTTCTCTTCCATAACAGTGTAAGTACTATGagagagccttttttttttctttctttgagacagggtctctctctgttgcccaggctagagtgtagtggcatcttcatagctcactgcaacctcaaactactgggctcaagcagtcctccggctcagcctctcaagtagctggcactacaggcgcaggccaccccccacccccggccggctaatttttctattttttgtagagaacgGGTCTCGCCACGccacgttgctcaggctggtctcaaactcctggcccgaagcaatccttctgcctctgccttccaaagtgctagggtaCACTCGTGGGCCACTGTTCCCAGCCTTTGAGGAAGGGAGTCTTATCCCACACATAGTTTCTCCATTTCCCAGGATCACCTCACAAATGGCTTCAGGGTTGGATTTTTCGGGGAGAGGATCTATTGTTTCAGTTTCAGGGTTCTAACaccacttccttcctttctttttccatccATATGTAGAAATAGTAGTGAATTCCTGCTGTGGCTAAATTATGGGCCATTTCAGCTCTTCTAGTGTATTCATATCCCATTTCCCATATTGAATTCCCCGTATTGAACTATCTGGAATGAATTTGTTTTAACTGACTAGGTCCTGGCCAATACAATATTTTAGGAAACAAACATTTGAGTGTTTAATCCACATTATTCATAATTCCTAAAGGTCTCCCATGaggtaaaagaagaaagataaattataCAGTTGTATGTttgcaaatattacaaataatgtttaAAGATAGCAAATTTAATAAAGGTACTTTTGCAATCTTCTTTGATGAAAGCCTcttatttataaatctaaaaccaaaaaaaaaaaaaaataagggaagggaagggagaaaaggcagaatttaaactgaattatttaaataaaagtagaattaGATTTTGGGGGGGCAACTTTTATTCCATATGATTTAGGCACATTTCACAGTTGGTTTCCTTTCTATAGAACTTTAGTATCAGTTTAAGTCCATTGtaatttttagatatttcttaCTAGAAAGGAAAGCCATTAATCTGAATTACCTcctattcattaaaaaatggtTTAGCAGTCCTTACTTCCACGTCCTTCAAGTAAGAAGTCATGGCCTCCCCCATTTCTCGCACCCAGGCATTCCTGACAGCGGCTTCTGATGTTTGGCCTCAAAAGAAACTCAGAATGGGACTCATCTTCTACTGTGGGTGGCCCGGATTCGGGCCGCAGGGGCACCACCCTTCCCCCCAGCGTGCCTTTGGGCTGCCCCGAAGGAGACCACGAGCCCCGGGAAggtagggggaggggaagccTGCGCGGTGATTGGCAGAATCCCGGCGGGGGGAGGTCGCGCGGCTGCTCCCCATTGGTGCCGGGGTCCCCGACCTCCTACTACCCTCACGAGGCTGCTGCTCTTCGCTCTCAGTTGCCACGTTGCCGCCTGAGAAGGTGGAAGGTGCCGCTGCCGATGCCATAGTGTTGCCCACAGAAGAAGTGCTAGACGGGCACGAGAGGGTCGCGAAGCAGCCGGCTACCCGCCCCGTGCCGGAGTTGGCTGGGGGGGCCAGTAATAGCCCCAGCATGGACGGGTCGTTACCCTCAAAGCCCCTCCGAGCAGAGGCGGAAGAGGACCATTTGTACTGGCAGTCGCTGGAGATTATCTCTCAGTACTTTTGGGAGCAGGCGACCGGCGGCAAGGACCCAAAACCAATGGTCAGGTTTGGGGGCGCCAGCAGAAAGGCGCTAGAGACCTTACGACGTGTCGGGGAGAATGTGCAGCGCAGACACGAAATTGCCTTCCAAGGTAAGAGAGTTGATAAAAGTCGCCTAGGCTGCGCTCGCTGCCTTTTTTCCATCTCTCCCTGGGCTCCTCCGAGGGTGGGTGGAAACTGAAGGAAACGAGTCTCCTCGTGTTTCTGAAACCAGAATATTCTGGCCGTGAGTCAGTGTTTCTGCCCTCTTTGAGTCTTTTGGAAATGCAACTCTGTTCGAAGACCAGAAAAGGTGAGATATCAATTTTCTGGTGGGGTTGGCCTGAGTTCTAGAGAGCCCAAATAGCGatacctcccctctccccccgtGGGTGGGCTGGCGAATTGTGCGCTAGTTTAGACAAAGTAGGCAATGAGGACCTGCATGTTTTCCTTCCTCAGGCATGGTTCGGAAACTGGACATCAGAAACGTAGACGGTGTCAAATATTTGTCTGAAGTGATGGTCTGTGTTTTGAATGAGAACGTAATAAGCTGGGGCAGGATTACGACTCTAATTTCTTTTGGTGCCTGTGTGGCGAAACACCTGAAGAGCATAAATCAAGAAAGATACATTGAACCATTAGCAGAAAGTATCACAGACGTGATTGTAACGAAAAAACGTGACTGGCTAGTCGAACAAAGAGGCTGGGTAAGTTTACCTTAAGATTGAAGCGGGCCTTGGAGCggaaatggaatgaaaaattTTTAGAGGGAAGGTGGGGATATGTAAAGCTTTTTATGATGCACGACTCAGTTTTCCAGGCTCTAAATCATGCGGCTCTCGTTGCTCAATGTTTAAGTAGTGGGTCCTTAGAAACAGTGGTATTGCAGTCTTGAATTGTATCAAAAATCCTAGTTTTCTGTCTACTATTTTTGTTGCCGTTCAGTTGAATACTCTTCAAACCAGTGGATTCAAACCATGAAGAAATGAGTCACCTGGGGATGATAGCTAAAATACATTCCTAAGGGCCCCCATCTTAATTGATTACACGTGGGGTGGAACCTGTgttttaaacatacatatatggTTCTCAGACAGGATATACCTATGTTGAAAATACCGGCCTACGCAGTTGAGATATTAGGTGCTGGGGGT belongs to Eulemur rufifrons isolate Redbay chromosome 30, OSU_ERuf_1, whole genome shotgun sequence and includes:
- the LOC138378361 gene encoding induced myeloid leukemia cell differentiation protein Mcl-1-like produces the protein MDGSLPSKPLRAEAEEDHLYWQSLEIISQYFWEQATGGKDPKPMVRFGGASRKALETLRRVGENVQRRHEIAFQGMVRKLDIRNVDGVKYLSEVMVCVLNENVISWGRITTLISFGACVAKHLKSINQERYIEPLAESITDVIVTKKRDWLVEQRGWDGFVEYFHLDDLESDMRTVLLAFAVAAGIAAGLLYLYNGMTL